Proteins encoded within one genomic window of Panicum virgatum strain AP13 chromosome 1N, P.virgatum_v5, whole genome shotgun sequence:
- the LOC120653707 gene encoding E3 ubiquitin-protein ligase RNF14-like: protein MVLGPDASSAGADERAIGRSLILDSTIPLMHRYSDERSQEAFDQSVHECGVCLSENTGRNFIRLPCNHSFCLKCMESYCGIHLKEGSMTRLACPDTSCRAPLPPPVLRRLLADEGYARRESLALRRTLDTMPDVAYCPRCNAACVAAGDDAQCPACFFTFCARCGERRHVGDACVPAEDKLDDLLERQKLRASAREEQRSEAQREELLSLREVLRSTKQCPSCRMAIAKTEGCNKMVCDNCGTFFCYRCSRAISGYAHFV from the exons ATGGTGCTGGGCCCAGACGCGAGCTCGGCTGGTGCAGATGAGCGCGCGATTGGCAGGAGCCTCATCCTTGACTCCACCATCCCTCTGATGCACCGCTACAGTGATGAGAGGTCGCAGGAGGCGTTTGATCAGAGCGTCCACGAGTGCGGAGTCTGTCTCAGTGAAAATACTG GCAGAAACTTCATCCGGCTCCCTTGCAACCACTCCTTCTGCCTCAAGTGCATGGAGTCCTACTGCGGCATCCACTTGAAGGAAGGCAGCATGACCCGGCTGGCGTGCCCGGACACGTCGTGCcgcgccccgctgccgccgcccgtgcTGCGGCGCCTCCTCGCCGACGAGGGCTACGCGCGGCGGGAGTCGCTGGCGCTGCGGAGGACGCTGGACACGATGCCCGACGTGGCCTACTGCCCCCGGTGCAACGCCGCCTgcgtggcggccggcgacgacgcgcaGTGCCCCGCGTGCTTCTTCACCTTCTGCGCGCGGTGCGGGGAGCGGCGCCACGTCGGGGACGCCTGCGTCCCCGCGGAGGACAAGCTCGACGACCTGCTG GAGCGGCAGAAGCTGAGAGCGTCGGCGAGGGAGGAGCAGCGGTCGGAGGCGCAGCGGGAGGAGCTGCTGAGCCTGCGGGAGGTGCTCCGCAGCACGAAGCAGTGCCCGTCGTGCCGGATGGCCATCGCCAAGACGGAGGGCTGCAACAAGATGGTGTGCGACAACTGCGGCACCTTCTTCTGCTACCGCTGCAGCCGCGCCATCAGCGGCTACGCGCACTTCGTGTGA
- the LOC120656880 gene encoding uncharacterized protein LOC120656880, protein MLKALPPRFLPSPEHGGWRRRPRRGSLQLVSAALMTNPAYFEVGRFLGSYGFMNITSYSSSQFGEPSNVAGIQDLGLGYSAEELERLRVQDIGEGEVTIRLYEGRVVQGPLRGTQAVFKVYPGARAGASEADLMALNELRTHAFLQSDPRDICDNIQFLLGAFETATGEQWLAFRDDGKYSAADYAKITSERQLREQSGDMPFWNPFSRAYKLELRRYFVLKLLNGTMSGLLHMHNHDRLHQSLGPSSVILNTVMEKEGPYLVPRLRDLAFSVDIGYSSVGAGALSDGLWRRASAAGASTPLEKRAFGIADDIYGAGLLVAYMAFIPFCEAGTMDGISLQRLLESTFRLDIYAAREYCLADDRLSEAVNFLDLGDSAGWELLQAMLNPDYRKRPIAEAVLNHRFITGAVLRNY, encoded by the exons ATGCTGAAAGCCCTGCCTCCGCGGTTCCTCCCCTCGCCGGAGCACGgcgggtggcgccggcggcctcgccgaGGGTCGCTGCAGCTGGTTTCGGCGGCGCTCATGACCAACCCCGCTTACTTCGAGGTGGGCAGGTTCCTGGGTAGCTATGGCTTCATGAACATTACAAG TTACTCATCTTCTCAATTTGGAGAGCCTTCAAATGTTGCTGGTATTCAAGATCTTGGTCTTGGATATTCAGCAGAAGAGCTTGAACGTTTGAGGGTCCAAGACATTGGAGAAGGAGAAGTGACGATTAG ACTTTATGAGGGAAGGGTTGTTCAAGGCCCATTAAGGGGCACGCAGGCTGTATTTAAG GTATACCCTGGAGCCCGTGCTGGTGCTTCTGAAGCTGATTTAATGGCACTGAATGAGCTAAGGACTCATGCATTTCTTCAG AGTGATCCTAGGGACATATGTGACAACATTCAGTTTCTTTTAGGGGCCTTTGAGACAGCAACTGGAGAACAG TGGCTAGCCTTCCGCGATGATGGGAAATACAGTGCTGCAGACTATGCAAAAATAACCAGTGAAAGGCAACTGAGGGAGCAATCTGGAGACATGCCATTTTGGAACCCGTTCAGTCGAGCATACAAATTGGAGCTAAGGAGATACTTTGTTCTTAAGCTGCTTAATGGAACTATGAGTGGCCTTCTTCACATGCACAATCATGATAGACTGCATCAAAGCCTTGGGCCTTCTTCGGTTATTCTCAA CACTGTAATGGAGAAAGAGGGGCCCTATTTAGTTCCAAGGCTGCGAGATTTGGCATTTTCTGTAGATATTGG GTATTCATCTGTTGGTGCTGGAGCATTGTCAGATGGGCTGTGGCGTCGAGCATCTGCTGCTGGAGCATCAACTCCTTTAGAGAAGCGAGCCTTTGGAATAGCTGATGACAT TTATGGAGCTGGTCTGCTTGTTGCATACATGGCATTTATTCCATTTTGCGAAGCAGGAACTATGGATGGCATTTCCTTGCAG AGACTTTTGGAGAGCACCTTCCGGCTTGACATTTATGCTGCAAGAGA GTATTGTCTGGCAGATGACCGGTTGTCGGAAGCAGTAAATTTTCTAGATTTGGGGGATAGTGCTGGATGGGAATTGCTCCAG GCAATGCTTAATCCGGACTACCGCAAGCGACCTATTGCCGAGGCTGTACTGAACCATAGGTTTATAACTGGGGCTGTCTTACGGAACTACTAA